The nucleotide window GCAGCGTGGAGGCATGCATGCCCAGACGGCGGGCCAGCGCCGCGTAGCTGCGGTCTGTGCGCTCCTTCAGACGCGTCAGCAGTAACGCGAACTCCGCCACGTCATCGTGGATTGCATCCATCTTGTCCGTACTCGCATCCATCCGTCGGCCTGTGCCGTCATGTCCTCATCCGGGACGGCAGTCCAGGCACTCCCCATACCTGCACGTGTATACGGCGGGGATGGTTGCAGGGTTTCGCGACATCCCTCTCCTTGAGACCACCCTCACCCGCGGCCCTGGGGCGCCGCCTTCTGCACCGTCGCCGCGGCCGAGGCGGCGGGCGCGGGTCGAGGCGGCGGGCGCGGGTTCGAGTCCACCGGGTGTCCGGACGTCGGCCTCAGGCGGCTTCCATCCCAGACCGGCATCCCAGACCGGCATCCCAGGCTTCCTTGTCTCCGCAGGTCGTCGGGGTTGAGATCGTCCCACCGTTGCAGGTTGGGGGGCAGCCGTTGTCCCAGGCCCACGAGGCATCCGAGGCTATGGCTGTCGCACCGGCTGAAGCGGCCGACCGCCCGGCAGCGCCACGACACCCCGACTCACCCGTCCACTGGGACAGCCATCTCTTTGGGCACCCGGGTGCAGGGCGCGGACGCTCAAGGGAGCGCCCGACCGCCTTCGCCCCCGCCACCGCGGTCCGAGGAGGAGGCGGAGGCGGAGGCGAAGGCGGGTGGTGTGGCGGCGACAGCCCAGCACGCGACCTCATACCGATCAGAAAAGGAACACGCATATGAACGTGAAGTCCCTTACGGCCCACCGTGTGGCCGTGGCCGTGGGTCTCGTCCTGGCTCTTGGGTGTGGTGTGGCGGCACAGGCCTCCGCCACCGGGCCGCGGACGATCAGCGGGAAGGCCGACGCGGTGACGCACCGCTCGGGCGGCAGTGCCGCCAAGGCCACCGTCGCCGCCTGCTCCCAGAAGGTCCTCGGGGTGTCCGCCGTGACGGAGCCCGCGGACAGCAAGGACGCCAGGCACCTCCTCCTCACCGTCCAGAACGCCGGCGACAAGAAGTGCAAGCTCTACCGCTACCCTCTCGTGCGGCTCGGCAACGGTCGGAGCACGGCCCCCGTGATCAAGGAGAGCGCCCCGAACCCGGGAGTGCCCATCACCCTCGCCCCGGGTGAGGAGGCGTATGCCGCTCTGCTCGTCAACGGCCCCATGGACGAGTACAAGGCGAAAAGCATCACCCTCAGCCTCCAGGGCCGTAAGCCCGGCAGCCGCGCGGGCAAGCCGATCAATGTCCCCATGCCAGTCAAGACGTTGTACGCCAACGACTTTCAGCGCGTCACCTACTGGACGACTGCTCCCGGTTACGCCCTGGATTTCATCATGTCGAAGTGACGGACCTCGATCGGAACCGCTTCCCAGCGGCTGACCAGAGCGCTGACATGGCCTACTGAACACCGGCTGAAGTCGGCCGATGGCGCGGCAGCACACGACACCCCCACCCACCATGCACCCGCCCCGCCCCGCCCCTGGGACGCCCATGTCCTCAAGCGCCCAGGACGCGAGGTGAGGCGGGTGGGGGTACAACGAGGCACACGCGTACGTGGTCGGCGAGATGGCTTTCGACGCGCTTCACGCGGCCGGGCGGCTTTCCTGATCCCGTGACCGCTGTACAGCAGCGACCACGACCGCAGCCGACCGCCAACAACCTCCGCAACCGTGCCACGGCGCAGGTCAGGCTGCGAGAGGGACCTGCTCGCCCTCTTCCGGGGTCTGGTAGTGAGCCCAGATCTGGTTCAGCTCGTGCTGGTAGTAGAGCGGGTACAGAGCGGCCACGATGAAAAGGATGAGTCCGATCCAGGGATTGCAGTTCCGCTCCATCCCGGCCGACTGCTGCATGCGGGCAATGCGCAGACCGGTGTTGTAGACCGATACGAAGGGGGGAACGATCACCAGCCAGCCGACAGTGATGGCCAGAAGGGCCACCACCGGATTGACCTCGATCCGCTGATCAAAGTCCCGAGCTTCGCGATTCACTTTGTAGTACCAGACCAGGTGGTAGATACCCAACGTGATCAAGGGCCAGATCAGCCAGACGAGAAAAATGTTGCGGGTCCTGCCAGCGCGACCTGACATGACGCACCTCCCATGAACCCAGTCCATCACGACCAGCCGCGCCGCGCGCGGGGTGCGGTTGGGCAGGCTGGGCCGGTTGGGCAGGTGGGGCAGCAGGAGGCATTGCTGTTGTTGCACGCTCTGAGGCGGGCCTCAGCCGGCATCGCTACGACACGCTCCACCACCAGCCGGCCCGACTGGGCTCCACGACCAGCCGGCCCGACTGGGCTCTTGGGACAGGTGGCCGGTGGCCGGAGCGTGCCGTGACTATCTCGCGGCCAGGGGTGTGGAGTTCAGTTCGCGTATCAACTGTGGGGTGAGCAGTTCGCCGGCGCGGTCGGCGAGGACGGCCATTTCATAGCCGACCAGGCCGACGTCGCATCCCTCGGCGGCCAGGACACCGAGGCAGCTGCCGTCGCGGATGCGACCGACCATGAGGAAGCCTCCGAACATTTCGATCATGACGAGCTTCATGCCGCGGAAGCCGTGTGCCGTCGCCGCGTTCTGGGCGAGGCTGGTGATGCCGGAGACGACTGCGGCCAGGTGGTCGGCGTGATCTCGGCCGAGGCTGTCCGAGGCCGCCATGAGCAGGCCGTCGCTGGAGACGGCGACGGCGTCGGTGACACCGTCGGTGGTGCGTACGAACTCCGAGATGAGCCAGCCGAAACTCTGGACGGCGGTGGTCACGATGACACTCCTTGTGTGCTTCTGGCCTCGGCACGGGCAACACCTGCTCGGAAGCCGTTGAGCAGGGAGGAGACAGCCGGCCTGGCGGGTGGGGGTGTGGTGGAGCTGTCCTGCGCGGGGGCAAGCAGACGCCCGGGAAGGACGAGAAGTGCGGACAAGCCGCCGCCAGGGGTGTCGAAGAGCTGGACCTGCGCGCCTTCACCCAGGCGGTGGGTGAGTCGGCCGACGACGAGGTGGCCGAGGAACCGGGTGGGCGCGGCGAGAAGGGCTTCCTCGCCGGAGTCGGAGAAGCGGGCGTTGGCACGTTCCTTGTCGGCTTCGGGCATACCGATGCCGTGGTCGACGACGGCGAAGCTGTACGTCTCGTCCTGGGGGTCGTACCAGCCGTGCACCTCGACCGGTTCGGTCGGTGGCGAGAAGTTCAGCCCGTTCTCGATGAGTTCGGCGAGGAGGTGGGCGACATCGGCGACGGCGTGGCCGCGTACCCGCACCGGCTCCACGGTCGCGATCATGACCCGCCGGTACTGCTCCACCTCGGCGACGGCGGACTGGACGACTTCCAGGCCGTCGGCGGGTGCCGCCGTGGGACGCGGCGGATTCTGTCCGGCCAGGACCAGCAGGCTTTCGGCGTTGCGCCGCATACGGGTGGCGAGGTGATCCAGTTCGAAGAGCTCGGCGAGGGCGTCCGGGTCGAGTTCCTGCCGTTCCAGGCGGGTGATGAGGCTGAGCTGACGGCGTACGAGGCTCTGGTTGCGGCGGCCGAGGTTGGCGAGCGATTCGGTGGTGTTGCGGCGCAGGCCGGCCTGCTGGGCGGCCAGGTGGAGGGCGGTGTGTTCCACCTGGTGCAGGGACGCCGCGACCTCGGCGATCTCCGCCGCGCCGCCCAACAACTGTGCCTCGGGGTGGCCCGGGGCATCTGGCGGGAGGAACTCCGCATGGTCCTGCGGGGTCGGGGACTGCTGGATACGGGCGACGGTTGCGGGCAGCCGGTGCCGCGCCACGTCGTCGGCGGCCTCGGCGAGTGCGCCGAGCGGCCGCGTGAGGGAACGCGAGGCGAAGGCGGCGAGGCCCGCGACGAGGGCGGCCATGAGCGTTCCCGCGACGAGATAGGCGGCTAGGCCCAGCTCGGCGTCGTGGCTGAGCCGGTCGGCCCGGTGCCGTACGTCGTCACCGACCGACTGCTGAACGGCGTACAGATCGTCGACGAGTACGGTCATCGCGTCCCACCAGGCGCCGGCCTCGGCGCGCAGAGCCGAGCCGTCGGCGGCGCCTTCCGCCTGCTTCTCGTAGGTGGTGGCGCGTTCGGCGTCCTCGGTGCCGAAGGCCTTCTTCAGGGCGGCGCGCTGGGGCGCGGTGGCGACCTGGCGGAAGCGGGCGAGGGCGGCGACACGCGTGGCGCGCACCTCGGTGAAGGCGAGGTACTCGCGGCCGTGGAAGGCACCGTCGGCGAACACGCCGTTGAGGAGGCCGCGTTCGAGCGCGACGGACTCCTTGGCCGCGGCCAGTTCCCGCAACGCCGCCAGGCCGTCGCCCAGTTGACCGTCGGCGCGCGTCGCGGTCTCCGCGACCGGGTCGACGGCGTTGAGGGCATCGACGGCGGTGGTGTAGAAGGCGAGGGTGGCGGTCCGGTCGGCGGTGCCGGTGCCGGTGCCGCTGGTGGACGTGCCGGCGGGGCCCCTGTCGGCAGCGGTGCGGACGGCGGCCAGGCGCCGCAAGTGCCGCTGGATGACATCCTCCACGGCGCGTTCGGGGCGCATTGCGCGCAGCGCGGTGTCAACGCGCTTGCGCGTAGCCGCGAGCGGTGCGCGGTAGCTCTCCTCACCGCCCAACAGGCCGTTCGTCAGGCCGCGTTCGCGTTGCAGCTGATGTACCAGCGCCTGGACCCGCAGGCTGAGGCCGACCTCGGCACGGGTCGTGCGGGCGTCACCGAGGGCCTCGGCGCGGCCGTACACGGCCAGACCTGCGACCGTCAGCAGCAAGCAGATCGGGACCGTGATGACCACCGCCACACGGCCTCTGATGCTGCGCCAGCCGGGCAGCGGCCGACGGCCGGGAGTCGTTCGGCCACCGTTGCGGCGCCCTGAACCGCCCCTGCCGGGACCGCCCTTGCCGATTGTGCCGAGCCTGCCGAGCAGCGGCCGAATTGGCGTCCACACCCTCATAGTCACGAAGCTAGCCCGATCGTGGTACCGGCCGGTTTCCGACCTGTTAGACCCCGTGGGTACTTCAGTTGCGCCGCCCTCACACCTCAGGCCGGGAGACTGTGACCGCGCAGGACATGACAGGTCGGCGGCTGAGACGGGCGGTGGCGGACACCGCCTGCCTCAGCCCGGCACATCGAAGCCGTGGTCGGCCTGCCGCAAGAATCGGTTCATGCTGATGGGGCCGGACTCCGGCGGAGGCGCTCAGTCGATCCTGTTCCTCGTCGAGGGCGCAGCCAGGCTGTACCGATCCACCTCCCCCGGCCCGCCCCGGAGGCGTTCCTGCCGCGGTCGACCGTATGCAATGGCGGGCGATCAGGTCGACCGTCGACGTCTGACACCAACCGCGGGAGAGCTCCTGCGCTTGCGGCACAGCCCGAGTCCCAGGGCTGGTACGGAAGACCACCGCCCAGCTCGTCGGTGGCCCGCTCTTCGCGGGAAGGCACCGCAAGCCGCGCGCGGAAGCGGTGGAGCTGGGATTCTGGTGTGGGAGCACTGCCCGGGGCCTGCCCCTGACGGACGGTGGTGGTGAGCGCTGTGGAAGAGAGCGACGGGAACGTTCCGGGGCCGGCCGTTCCGCGGATTCCGTGCGCCGATCCCCTGAGTGATCCCTTTCTGAGCACGCGGATCGCGCTGCCGGCGAGACCCACCACGTACCTTCGGCGGCATCGGCTCGTCCGCCACCTCGACCAGGCCCTGCACACGCCGTTGACCTTGGTCAATGGGCCGGCCGGAGCGGGCAAGACCCTGCTGGCCGCCGACTGGGCCTCCGGTCTGGGCCAGCCGGTCGCCTGGCTCACCGCCGAGGCGGGGGACCGGCGGCCCGGGGTGTTCTGGGCATACGTCATCCAGGCTCTGCGCGGCTGCCGTACGCGGACGCGGATGTCCGGCACGGTCGAGGCCCAGGTGGACGCGACGCAGGTGGACAGCCAGATGGACGCGACCCAGGTGGACGCGACCCAGGTGGACGCGACCCAGGTGGACAGCCAGATGGACCAGGTGGACAGCCGGGTGGACGACAAGCTGCTGGCGGAGCTCGCCGCGGAGCTGAGCGGGCGGGACGAGCCCGTGGTCGTA belongs to Streptomyces graminofaciens and includes:
- a CDS encoding sensor histidine kinase: MAVVITVPICLLLTVAGLAVYGRAEALGDARTTRAEVGLSLRVQALVHQLQRERGLTNGLLGGEESYRAPLAATRKRVDTALRAMRPERAVEDVIQRHLRRLAAVRTAADRGPAGTSTSGTGTGTADRTATLAFYTTAVDALNAVDPVAETATRADGQLGDGLAALRELAAAKESVALERGLLNGVFADGAFHGREYLAFTEVRATRVAALARFRQVATAPQRAALKKAFGTEDAERATTYEKQAEGAADGSALRAEAGAWWDAMTVLVDDLYAVQQSVGDDVRHRADRLSHDAELGLAAYLVAGTLMAALVAGLAAFASRSLTRPLGALAEAADDVARHRLPATVARIQQSPTPQDHAEFLPPDAPGHPEAQLLGGAAEIAEVAASLHQVEHTALHLAAQQAGLRRNTTESLANLGRRNQSLVRRQLSLITRLERQELDPDALAELFELDHLATRMRRNAESLLVLAGQNPPRPTAAPADGLEVVQSAVAEVEQYRRVMIATVEPVRVRGHAVADVAHLLAELIENGLNFSPPTEPVEVHGWYDPQDETYSFAVVDHGIGMPEADKERANARFSDSGEEALLAAPTRFLGHLVVGRLTHRLGEGAQVQLFDTPGGGLSALLVLPGRLLAPAQDSSTTPPPARPAVSSLLNGFRAGVARAEARSTQGVSS
- a CDS encoding roadblock/LC7 domain-containing protein, coding for MTTAVQSFGWLISEFVRTTDGVTDAVAVSSDGLLMAASDSLGRDHADHLAAVVSGITSLAQNAATAHGFRGMKLVMIEMFGGFLMVGRIRDGSCLGVLAAEGCDVGLVGYEMAVLADRAGELLTPQLIRELNSTPLAAR
- a CDS encoding DUF4234 domain-containing protein, whose protein sequence is MQQQQCLLLPHLPNRPSLPNRTPRAARLVVMDWVHGRCVMSGRAGRTRNIFLVWLIWPLITLGIYHLVWYYKVNREARDFDQRIEVNPVVALLAITVGWLVIVPPFVSVYNTGLRIARMQQSAGMERNCNPWIGLILFIVAALYPLYYQHELNQIWAHYQTPEEGEQVPLAA
- a CDS encoding DUF4232 domain-containing protein, with the protein product MNVKSLTAHRVAVAVGLVLALGCGVAAQASATGPRTISGKADAVTHRSGGSAAKATVAACSQKVLGVSAVTEPADSKDARHLLLTVQNAGDKKCKLYRYPLVRLGNGRSTAPVIKESAPNPGVPITLAPGEEAYAALLVNGPMDEYKAKSITLSLQGRKPGSRAGKPINVPMPVKTLYANDFQRVTYWTTAPGYALDFIMSK